A stretch of the Terriglobales bacterium genome encodes the following:
- a CDS encoding nitrilase-related carbon-nitrogen hydrolase, translating to MPRIVRCGLIQASNALGADHSLEDIKKAMMKKHFSLIEQAARKKVKVLCLQELFYGPYFCAEQNERWYEMAEPVPGGPTLKAMQQLAKRHQMVMVVPVYEEQMPGLYFNTAAVIDADGKYLGKYRKHHIPHCHPGFWEKFYFTPGDMGYEVFDTKYARVGVYICYDRHFPEGARILGLNGAEIVFNPSATVAGLSEYLWELEQPAHAVANGYFVGAINRVGEEKPWSIGEFYGKSYFCNPRGKIVAQASRNKDEVLVADLDLDMITEVRKVWQFFRDRRPETYDAITAQTGKTSGKAAAAD from the coding sequence ATGCCACGAATCGTGCGCTGTGGGCTGATCCAGGCGAGCAACGCCCTGGGGGCCGACCATTCGCTGGAAGACATTAAGAAAGCGATGATGAAGAAGCACTTCTCGCTGATTGAGCAGGCCGCGCGGAAGAAGGTGAAGGTCCTCTGTCTGCAGGAGCTGTTCTATGGTCCGTATTTTTGCGCGGAGCAAAACGAGCGCTGGTACGAGATGGCCGAGCCGGTGCCCGGTGGCCCCACCCTGAAGGCGATGCAGCAGTTGGCCAAACGCCACCAGATGGTGATGGTTGTGCCGGTGTATGAGGAGCAGATGCCCGGCTTGTACTTCAATACCGCCGCAGTGATTGATGCCGATGGAAAATACCTAGGGAAATATCGTAAGCATCACATCCCGCACTGCCATCCTGGTTTCTGGGAAAAGTTTTATTTCACGCCGGGGGACATGGGATATGAGGTTTTCGACACTAAATATGCGCGCGTAGGAGTTTACATTTGCTATGACCGTCACTTCCCCGAAGGCGCGCGCATCTTAGGATTAAATGGGGCGGAGATTGTTTTCAATCCGTCGGCCACGGTGGCCGGGCTGTCCGAATATTTATGGGAGCTGGAGCAGCCGGCTCACGCCGTCGCCAACGGCTATTTCGTGGGCGCGATCAATCGCGTGGGCGAAGAGAAGCCGTGGAGCATCGGCGAATTCTACGGCAAGAGTTATTTCTGTAATCCGCGCGGGAAAATTGTTGCCCAAGCGAGCCGCAACAAAGATGAAGTTCTGGTCGCCGATCTCGATCTCGATATGATTACCGAGGTGCGCAAAGTCTGGCAGTTCTTCCGCGATCGGCGGCCGGAGACGTACGATGCGATCACCGCGCAAACCGGCAAGACAAGCGGAAAAGCGGCCGCGGCGGATTAA
- a CDS encoding carboxypeptidase regulatory-like domain-containing protein encodes MGVLDRPAMKYLVNSLLLTALLASGIARAQNDPGAASYEITGNVRDPSGAAIVGAQVTLNRADGKQVGQTSSKDAGTFRFISVAPGAYQVDVQQEGFRETKVKVTVGLKARNSINVVMPLAVVSQEFTVTATGGSAPQVSTEISENQNANSIDRAALDRVPVFDHDYVTMLSRFLDDSALGTNGVTLVVNGVEANGPGMTPSAVQEVKINQDPYSALFSRPGRARLEIITKPGTPNFHGTVNLLFRDSLFDARNPFSVVKPSEHRQYYEGSLSGPLGHSKKTSFLLSLDRDVDDDQAIVVAQGPSGPITQNVPMPTHHFFGSGRVFHDFGSADQFWIGYSYEKQSERNQNVGGTVLPEAGTRQVFQEHEINVSYRHVFSPKMLNQLRFLVGHYDRPVISLSAAPAIVVAGAFTVGGAQADGRRTEYHFDGTDILTYVSGKHELKFGVDIPDISRRGEDNFTNFGGTYSFASIADYIARRPSFFVQQRGQGHLVFLEENFAGVIEDKVRLRPNLSLSVGMRYYWQNYFHNDPNNFAPRFGFAWAPTEKSKTVVRGGAGVFYDRSGPRPISDLLHFNGTSLLRFIVENPTFPVSPGSLAAEPTSVVVLDPRARIPYTVQYSVGVERQLTQKSSLSATYVGSRRIDAFRSRDINAPLPPNFTVLPNPQLGQVRQMESEGYQKGNSLEVTFRGKPSKFFAGQAQYTLSKTYNNTSGITYFPGNSYFPNADWARSDSDRRHKFDLMGSVEATKLVSLGVALSLYSGTPVNITTGADDNHDGIANDRPFGLPRNVMHGPGLVNLDLSLAHDFQISKKKEGPMATLSLQSFNVLNHENDDTYIGTLSSPFFGRAVAAHPGRRMQVNLEFKF; translated from the coding sequence ATGGGTGTTTTAGATCGTCCCGCGATGAAATACCTTGTGAACTCTCTCCTGTTGACTGCCCTGCTTGCCAGCGGAATCGCGCGTGCTCAAAACGACCCCGGGGCGGCATCGTACGAGATCACGGGAAACGTCCGGGATCCCTCGGGCGCCGCGATTGTTGGAGCACAGGTGACACTGAACCGGGCCGATGGCAAACAAGTGGGCCAAACCTCGAGCAAAGATGCCGGCACATTCCGGTTCATCAGCGTGGCCCCCGGCGCTTACCAGGTTGACGTGCAGCAGGAGGGCTTTCGCGAGACAAAGGTGAAAGTTACGGTTGGATTGAAGGCCCGCAACTCCATTAATGTGGTCATGCCCCTTGCGGTAGTGAGCCAGGAGTTTACGGTGACGGCAACTGGTGGCTCGGCCCCCCAAGTGAGCACGGAGATTTCCGAAAACCAGAATGCGAACTCGATTGACCGTGCCGCGCTCGATCGCGTACCGGTATTCGATCACGATTATGTCACTATGCTCTCCCGATTCCTGGACGACAGCGCGCTGGGCACCAATGGCGTTACGCTGGTGGTGAATGGCGTAGAGGCAAACGGCCCGGGCATGACCCCTTCCGCGGTACAAGAAGTGAAGATCAACCAGGATCCTTACTCCGCCCTATTTTCGCGTCCGGGGCGCGCGCGACTCGAAATAATTACGAAACCAGGAACCCCGAATTTTCACGGTACGGTCAACTTGCTGTTCCGCGACTCTCTATTTGACGCCCGCAATCCGTTCTCTGTAGTAAAGCCCTCGGAACATCGGCAGTATTACGAAGGGTCGCTGAGTGGCCCGCTCGGCCACAGCAAGAAAACCAGCTTTCTGCTTTCGCTGGACCGCGACGTGGACGATGATCAAGCGATCGTGGTCGCGCAGGGACCGAGCGGGCCCATCACGCAAAACGTGCCCATGCCCACGCACCACTTTTTTGGCTCGGGGCGTGTGTTTCACGATTTTGGCAGCGCCGACCAGTTCTGGATTGGGTACTCATACGAAAAGCAAAGCGAGCGAAATCAGAACGTAGGAGGAACCGTTTTGCCGGAGGCTGGAACCAGGCAGGTGTTTCAGGAACACGAAATCAACGTCAGCTACCGGCACGTGTTTTCTCCCAAAATGCTTAACCAGTTGCGGTTCCTGGTCGGCCATTACGATCGACCGGTGATCAGCCTGAGTGCGGCGCCGGCCATCGTAGTGGCAGGCGCATTCACCGTCGGGGGCGCCCAGGCGGATGGCAGGCGAACCGAGTACCACTTTGATGGCACTGACATACTCACTTATGTCAGCGGCAAGCATGAACTGAAGTTTGGCGTAGATATTCCGGACATCAGCCGACGCGGGGAAGACAACTTTACCAATTTTGGCGGGACCTACTCCTTCGCCAGCATCGCGGACTACATAGCCCGGCGGCCGTCTTTCTTCGTGCAGCAGAGGGGCCAGGGACACCTGGTTTTTCTGGAAGAGAATTTTGCCGGAGTTATTGAAGACAAGGTCCGCTTGCGGCCGAATTTGTCGTTGTCGGTGGGGATGCGCTACTACTGGCAGAACTATTTTCACAACGATCCCAATAACTTTGCGCCGCGCTTTGGATTCGCCTGGGCGCCGACGGAGAAGAGCAAGACCGTTGTCCGGGGGGGCGCGGGAGTTTTCTACGACCGCAGCGGGCCGCGGCCCATTTCAGACCTGCTGCACTTCAACGGCACAAGTCTGCTGCGCTTCATTGTGGAGAATCCTACGTTCCCGGTCTCGCCGGGTTCATTGGCGGCGGAGCCAACCAGTGTAGTGGTGCTCGATCCGCGGGCGCGGATTCCCTACACCGTGCAGTACAGCGTCGGGGTTGAGCGGCAGCTCACGCAAAAAAGTTCCCTCAGCGCAACTTACGTGGGCTCGCGGCGCATAGATGCGTTTCGCTCGCGCGATATCAACGCACCGCTACCGCCCAATTTCACCGTGCTCCCCAATCCACAGCTGGGCCAGGTGCGGCAGATGGAGTCGGAAGGCTACCAGAAGGGCAATTCACTGGAAGTAACATTTCGCGGAAAACCGAGCAAGTTTTTTGCCGGGCAGGCACAATACACCCTGAGCAAGACCTACAACAACACCAGCGGTATTACATACTTTCCTGGCAACAGCTATTTTCCGAACGCTGACTGGGCGCGATCCGATTCTGACCGGCGGCACAAGTTCGATCTGATGGGTTCGGTGGAGGCGACCAAACTGGTTAGCCTGGGAGTAGCCCTTTCTTTATATTCGGGCACGCCGGTAAATATCACAACCGGTGCGGATGATAACCACGATGGCATCGCTAACGACCGGCCTTTCGGACTGCCGCGTAATGTGATGCACGGTCCCGGTCTGGTTAATCTGGATTTAAGTCTGGCGCACGATTTTCAAATCAGCAAGAAGAAGGAAGGGCCGATGGCGACGCTCTCGTTACAGTCCTTCAACGTACTGAACCACGAAAACGACGACACCTATATTGGTACGCTGAGTTCACCATTTTTCGGGCGGGCGGTGGCGGCACATCCGGGTAGACGCATGCAGGTGAACCTGGAGTTCAAGTTTTAG
- a CDS encoding response regulator transcription factor, which produces MRVLVIEDEHRLAENIARSLKDNASWAVDIALDGENGLFMAESGSYDLIVLDLMLPKLDGLQLLQRFRKQGYKTPVLVLTARDEKESIVRLLNAGADDYLSKPFDLGEFMARAKALVRRGKDQHSPLLAVADLEVNTVERSVRRTGKNITLTPMEYRVLEYLAHRPRAVVSKTELLEHLYDYNWEKFSNVIEVYISGLRRKIDDGATVKLIHTLRGQGYSLRA; this is translated from the coding sequence ATGCGTGTCCTGGTCATAGAGGATGAACACCGACTAGCCGAGAACATCGCTCGCAGCTTGAAAGACAACGCCTCCTGGGCGGTTGACATTGCTTTAGACGGCGAGAACGGTCTCTTCATGGCGGAATCCGGCTCTTATGACCTGATCGTGCTCGATCTGATGCTTCCCAAGCTCGACGGTCTCCAACTCTTGCAACGTTTTCGCAAACAGGGCTACAAGACCCCGGTTCTGGTGCTGACTGCCAGGGACGAAAAGGAATCTATTGTCCGATTGCTAAATGCCGGCGCCGATGACTATCTTTCCAAGCCCTTCGACCTCGGCGAATTCATGGCCCGCGCTAAAGCGCTGGTGCGTCGCGGCAAAGACCAGCATTCGCCACTGCTCGCAGTAGCCGACCTGGAGGTAAACACCGTAGAACGCTCGGTGCGGCGCACCGGAAAGAACATCACGCTTACACCTATGGAATATCGGGTCTTGGAGTACTTGGCGCATCGCCCGCGCGCCGTGGTTTCCAAGACCGAATTGCTGGAGCACTTATACGACTACAATTGGGAGAAGTTCAGCAATGTCATCGAAGTCTATATCTCCGGGCTGCGCCGTAAAATAGATGATGGCGCGACCGTGAAGTTGATCCACACCTTGCGCGGACAGGGCTATTCGCTACGCGCCTAA
- a CDS encoding ATP-binding protein produces MKKLSLTGRLTAVVVGSQFLLAIGLVLVGMLYLREELLSGLDLNLQGRAHRVAALAYYAPKSQTKLLFDADESPAPSDPAHPDMYQITSERLGFENHTQNFNSALPQKLASRRTKNFKWNGVPYRAVVLRNLAIRDPQPEIVGMPDATLTVIYAAPTLAIDREVAEVGFGVASASIFILALTGFLASWALRRGLSPLRDLASRAGSISVSNWEFRPSPEALDAPELAPLTQAIQTVLARLEKSFTQQRGFLADAAHELKTSVAIVKSTFQSLLQSPRSPQEYREGLQQLLEDVERLEDLLNRMLRLARAEQWAAEGLQGQFDNTDITSTCEMAIARIKSLAASRDVKVELVANGTAELPADPADLELVWVNLLENAIQHSPAGSAVRLRLEVETVSACVSVEDSGVGIAPDQLPYIFERFRRGDPSRARATGGFGLGLAIAKAIVDAYRGNITASSVLGQGTRISVQLPLVRDAKPNANREPVSVTEDSLA; encoded by the coding sequence TTGAAGAAACTTTCACTGACCGGACGCTTGACCGCAGTTGTCGTCGGCTCTCAATTTCTGCTGGCGATCGGCCTCGTTCTGGTCGGGATGCTGTATCTTCGCGAGGAATTGCTTTCCGGTCTCGACCTGAACTTGCAAGGCCGCGCTCATAGAGTGGCGGCCCTGGCCTACTACGCCCCCAAAAGCCAGACAAAATTGTTATTTGATGCGGACGAGTCGCCGGCCCCCTCCGACCCTGCTCATCCTGACATGTATCAGATCACCAGCGAAAGGCTAGGTTTTGAAAACCACACGCAGAATTTCAACTCCGCCCTTCCCCAGAAGCTTGCTTCGCGTCGGACCAAGAACTTCAAGTGGAACGGTGTCCCCTATCGCGCGGTAGTTCTGCGCAATCTTGCTATCCGCGATCCCCAGCCGGAGATTGTCGGAATGCCGGATGCCACGCTAACCGTGATCTATGCTGCTCCGACCCTTGCGATTGATCGCGAAGTGGCGGAGGTGGGCTTCGGTGTGGCCAGTGCGAGTATCTTCATTCTGGCGCTTACCGGGTTTCTTGCTTCCTGGGCCTTGCGGCGCGGGCTATCCCCCCTGCGCGACCTGGCCAGCCGAGCGGGCTCAATTTCCGTGAGCAACTGGGAATTCCGCCCTTCTCCGGAGGCACTTGACGCTCCCGAATTGGCCCCACTCACCCAGGCGATCCAGACTGTGCTTGCCCGACTGGAAAAGTCTTTTACTCAGCAACGTGGATTTCTGGCCGACGCAGCCCATGAACTCAAGACCTCCGTCGCGATTGTGAAATCCACCTTCCAGTCCTTGCTGCAATCCCCGCGCTCGCCTCAGGAGTATCGGGAGGGGCTGCAGCAGCTCCTCGAAGACGTGGAACGCCTCGAAGATCTGCTCAACCGCATGCTTCGCCTCGCCCGCGCCGAGCAGTGGGCCGCCGAAGGACTCCAAGGTCAGTTCGACAATACCGACATTACTTCCACCTGTGAGATGGCGATCGCGCGCATCAAGTCCCTGGCTGCTTCGCGAGACGTTAAGGTCGAGCTGGTGGCTAACGGCACCGCCGAGCTACCCGCCGATCCCGCCGACCTGGAGCTGGTTTGGGTGAATCTGCTGGAGAATGCAATTCAACACAGCCCCGCAGGATCTGCTGTGCGCTTGCGCCTTGAAGTCGAAACCGTATCGGCATGCGTCAGTGTGGAAGATTCCGGAGTGGGCATAGCGCCCGACCAACTGCCGTATATTTTTGAGCGCTTTCGACGCGGCGATCCTTCGCGCGCTCGAGCAACCGGTGGTTTCGGCCTGGGCCTCGCTATTGCTAAGGCGATCGTGGACGCCTACCGCGGAAACATCACCGCCTCCAGCGTTCTCGGTCAAGGGACCCGGATCTCGGTACAATTGCCGCTGGTTCGCGATGCAAAGCCGAATGCCAATCGTGAGCCCGTTTCCGTCACCGAAGATTCCCTCGCATAA
- a CDS encoding TolC family protein — protein MQKCLPKVLTGTVALILSAVAVSAQTAQPTVLSAATGQTASSSPQNPDQPLVLTLQDALQRAKANSPQFQSALTDQGLAHEDKVQARALLLPSVNYNMQYLYTQGNGIPGGPGRFIANNGVHEYLAQGNAHQVLSVVDFADFRRTQALEAVAKARAQIAARGLVVTVVQTYYAMVVAQRKYGTAQQAASEGQRFFTISRQLEQGGEVAHSDVVKAEIQYQQVQRDLQEAQLAMQRTRLELSVLLFPNFTENFSVVDDLRLPDPLLPFAEVEALAGRKNPDLQAAIYSLRAANSEVTAARAGYLPALTFDYFYGIDAPQFAVRDFEGRRNLGYAATASLTLPIWNWGSTQSKVKQADLRRRLARVELSAAQRTLLANLRTFYSEAQIARAELESLARSAELAAESLRLTTLRYQGGEATVLEVVDAQNTLTVARNAYDDGQARFRLALANLQTLTGTF, from the coding sequence GTGCAGAAATGCTTACCAAAAGTCCTGACTGGAACAGTCGCGCTCATTTTGAGCGCCGTTGCGGTTTCGGCGCAAACCGCGCAACCCACTGTGTTGTCCGCTGCCACCGGCCAAACTGCTTCCTCATCGCCGCAGAATCCCGATCAACCGCTGGTCTTGACTTTGCAGGACGCCCTCCAGCGGGCCAAGGCCAACAGTCCGCAATTTCAATCCGCGCTCACTGATCAGGGGCTGGCCCACGAGGACAAAGTTCAAGCCCGCGCCCTGCTGCTGCCCAGCGTCAACTACAACATGCAATATCTCTACACCCAGGGAAACGGTATTCCCGGCGGCCCTGGACGCTTCATCGCTAACAATGGCGTGCACGAATACCTCGCCCAAGGCAACGCGCACCAAGTGCTTTCGGTAGTGGATTTTGCCGACTTCCGCCGCACCCAGGCCCTCGAGGCAGTTGCCAAAGCCCGGGCACAAATCGCAGCTCGCGGTTTGGTGGTCACAGTGGTTCAAACCTACTATGCCATGGTGGTGGCGCAACGAAAATACGGGACCGCTCAACAGGCCGCCAGTGAGGGTCAGCGCTTCTTTACCATCAGCCGGCAATTGGAGCAGGGCGGGGAAGTGGCGCATTCCGACGTTGTGAAAGCGGAAATTCAGTATCAGCAAGTACAGCGCGACCTTCAGGAAGCACAGCTGGCAATGCAGAGGACCCGGCTGGAATTGTCCGTCTTGTTGTTCCCCAACTTTACGGAAAACTTCAGTGTGGTTGACGACCTGCGATTGCCAGATCCGCTGCTGCCGTTCGCTGAAGTTGAAGCCCTGGCTGGTCGTAAGAATCCGGATTTGCAGGCGGCTATTTATAGCCTGCGCGCGGCAAATAGCGAGGTCACTGCCGCCCGCGCCGGGTATTTACCAGCGCTCACCTTCGATTATTTTTACGGAATTGACGCTCCCCAGTTTGCGGTTCGCGATTTTGAGGGCAGAAGAAATCTCGGCTATGCAGCGACTGCCTCCCTGACTCTACCGATTTGGAATTGGGGATCAACCCAAAGCAAGGTCAAGCAAGCCGACTTGCGCCGTCGTCTCGCGCGCGTCGAGTTGAGCGCCGCCCAGCGGACTTTGCTCGCCAACTTGCGTACCTTCTATAGCGAGGCACAGATTGCACGCGCCGAACTAGAGTCATTGGCGCGTTCTGCAGAGCTGGCCGCCGAGAGCTTGCGGCTGACCACTTTGCGGTATCAGGGCGGGGAAGCCACCGTGCTTGAAGTGGTGGACGCGCAGAATACGTTGACCGTGGCGCGCAACGCGTATGACGATGGTCAGGCCCGCTTCCGGCTGGCGCTCGCCAACTTGCAAACGCTAACCGGAACCTTCTGA
- a CDS encoding efflux RND transporter periplasmic adaptor subunit — MNKTQNRAVLTIGHERRLFPCISAIGIMLAVLAWSGCSGEEKPPEPVVNVQAAAAQQKTIQRTVTSEAVLFPLHQAAIVPKITAPVRKFYVNRGNHVRAGQLLAVLENRDLSAGAVQSKGEYEQAEASYTTSTGASIPEEMRKAELDESTAKQNLDAEEKLFESRQKLFEQGALPRKDLDQARVALAQAKSQYDIAHQHLEALLKVSHAQALKAATGQLTAAKGKYQGAAALLSYSEIRSPINGLITDRPIYPGETPAAGMPLLMVMDTSSVIAKAHIPQEEAALLKVGDPGTITAAGVEDELKGKVTVVSPALDPNSTTVEVWVQARNPKGQLKPGSSVQVSMLAEVLPNAVTIPATALLTESDGTTSVMVVGDDGRAHQRDVKPGVKQGDELQIAEGLKPGERVVTVGAYGLPDNTKVRIEAASAQNAEPDKPKKGDAGKDEKDAKDEK, encoded by the coding sequence ATGAATAAAACTCAAAATCGCGCAGTGCTAACCATCGGCCACGAAAGACGATTGTTCCCCTGCATCTCGGCAATCGGAATTATGTTGGCGGTTCTTGCCTGGTCGGGCTGTTCGGGCGAGGAAAAGCCGCCAGAACCTGTTGTCAACGTGCAAGCCGCCGCGGCGCAGCAGAAGACCATTCAGCGCACCGTAACCTCGGAGGCCGTCTTGTTCCCCCTGCACCAGGCAGCCATAGTGCCCAAGATCACCGCTCCCGTCCGAAAGTTTTACGTCAATCGGGGGAATCACGTTCGTGCTGGCCAGTTGCTCGCCGTCCTTGAAAACCGTGATCTCTCCGCCGGCGCCGTTCAGAGCAAGGGAGAGTACGAGCAAGCCGAGGCTTCTTACACCACTTCTACCGGCGCCAGCATTCCCGAAGAAATGCGCAAGGCCGAGTTGGACGAGAGCACAGCCAAACAGAACCTCGATGCCGAGGAAAAACTTTTCGAGAGCCGGCAGAAGCTCTTCGAACAAGGTGCGCTGCCGCGGAAGGATTTAGACCAGGCTCGGGTCGCGCTGGCCCAGGCAAAAAGCCAATACGACATAGCCCATCAGCACTTGGAAGCACTGTTAAAAGTCAGCCACGCGCAAGCCTTGAAGGCTGCCACGGGGCAGCTTACTGCTGCAAAAGGAAAATATCAGGGCGCAGCAGCCCTCTTGAGTTACTCCGAAATACGCAGTCCCATCAACGGCCTTATCACTGATCGTCCGATTTACCCGGGCGAAACGCCTGCGGCAGGCATGCCCCTGCTCATGGTGATGGATACTTCGTCGGTCATTGCCAAGGCGCATATCCCCCAGGAAGAAGCGGCGCTCCTCAAAGTCGGTGACCCGGGAACCATTACCGCCGCCGGCGTGGAGGACGAATTGAAAGGCAAAGTCACTGTAGTCAGCCCGGCACTCGATCCCAATAGCACGACGGTTGAGGTCTGGGTGCAAGCGCGAAACCCGAAGGGACAGCTCAAACCCGGCTCCAGCGTGCAGGTTTCAATGTTGGCGGAAGTTCTTCCCAATGCAGTGACCATTCCGGCCACCGCGCTTCTCACCGAATCCGACGGGACTACCTCCGTCATGGTGGTGGGCGATGACGGCCGGGCGCACCAGCGCGATGTAAAGCCCGGCGTAAAGCAGGGGGATGAATTGCAGATCGCAGAAGGTCTGAAACCTGGCGAGCGGGTAGTTACGGTTGGTGCTTATGGCTTGCCCGATAACACTAAGGTGCGCATCGAGGCAGCAAGCGCTCAAAATGCTGAACCAGACAAGCCCAAAAAAGGGGACGCTGGCAAAGACGAAAAGGACGCCAAGGACGAGAAATAA